The proteins below are encoded in one region of Deltaproteobacteria bacterium:
- a CDS encoding peptidase MA family metallohydrolase, translating into MMFAIIDFPRDIFLKDLLSITILVLYVIFCQQPVCAEPYQRLETIHFFIKYVDAEGKLAKHISTTSEKIRGRIIADIGYEFSDKTMIILAPSIEEFQKVQPGKERIPLWASAVAYPELNLIILRSPGAIKGGRLDYEKVFTHEFTHIVFGKVLEGRATPTWLAEGFAMYESSEWHLARMASLTKAFLTKRVIPLEKLTANFPSDPNEAELAYAESFMFVSFLINKFGRKAFQQFLRNYAADGNLRGSLTKITGMHLVTLEKEWLDYMEVRVSWIPLITSATTFWFVITLIFVYGYYRKRRIARETLQTWEQEERENNAPP; encoded by the coding sequence ATGATGTTTGCGATTATTGATTTTCCCAGAGATATCTTTCTCAAAGATTTGCTGTCTATCACCATTCTGGTTTTATATGTGATTTTTTGCCAGCAACCGGTATGTGCAGAGCCTTATCAGCGGCTCGAAACAATTCATTTCTTTATCAAATATGTGGACGCGGAAGGGAAACTGGCTAAGCATATATCCACTACATCAGAAAAAATCAGGGGAAGGATTATTGCCGACATAGGATATGAATTTTCGGATAAGACCATGATCATCCTGGCACCGTCTATTGAAGAATTTCAAAAGGTTCAACCGGGCAAGGAAAGGATTCCTCTCTGGGCATCGGCGGTGGCTTACCCCGAACTTAACTTGATTATTCTGAGATCTCCAGGGGCCATAAAAGGGGGGCGTCTTGATTACGAAAAAGTGTTTACTCATGAATTTACCCATATAGTCTTTGGGAAAGTCTTGGAAGGACGGGCGACACCTACTTGGCTTGCCGAAGGATTTGCAATGTATGAATCTTCAGAGTGGCATTTAGCAAGAATGGCCAGTCTGACAAAAGCGTTTCTGACGAAGCGGGTGATTCCTCTCGAAAAACTAACCGCGAATTTCCCCAGTGATCCCAATGAAGCAGAACTCGCCTATGCGGAAAGCTTTATGTTTGTGTCTTTTCTCATCAATAAATTCGGTAGGAAGGCATTTCAACAATTCCTCAGGAACTACGCTGCTGATGGAAATCTTAGAGGCTCATTAACAAAGATAACCGGGATGCACCTGGTCACGCTCGAAAAAGAATGGCTCGATTACATGGAGGTGAGGGTTTCGTGGATACCCCTAATCACCAGCGCTACAACATTCTGGTTTGTCATCACACTCATTTTTGTTTACGGGTATTACCGAAAGAGAAGAATTGCCAGGGAAACCCTTC